In the Flagellimonas sp. HMM57 genome, one interval contains:
- a CDS encoding BfmA/BtgA family mobilization protein yields MDDFKTVRIKKKTLLRFKSFSRKVSNSYSKTLDMVMDFFEWHGFLPSDRFGKSMVDEIIKNRKRTNATIAIIKDIEKSQTLPTVAMLQSLFEQQAEQENDSDFEDDFDFIEKKFENGHEEEEWTEETTVPRIRYDRLEDRMDSLKKDFSYVLEHVKIVKNSFRKDYLKLELPIQAIEKYKRTIKNH; encoded by the coding sequence ATGGATGATTTTAAAACGGTACGGATAAAAAAGAAAACCTTGTTAAGGTTCAAGAGCTTTTCAAGAAAGGTTTCAAACAGCTATTCCAAAACTTTGGATATGGTGATGGACTTTTTCGAGTGGCATGGTTTTTTGCCCTCAGACCGTTTCGGGAAAAGTATGGTAGACGAAATCATAAAGAACCGAAAACGTACCAATGCCACTATAGCCATTATTAAGGATATTGAAAAGAGCCAGACCTTACCAACAGTTGCCATGTTGCAATCATTGTTCGAACAACAAGCTGAACAAGAAAATGACAGTGATTTTGAGGATGATTTTGATTTTATAGAAAAGAAATTTGAAAATGGCCATGAAGAGGAAGAGTGGACGGAAGAGACCACTGTTCCCAGAATCCGATATGACCGATTAGAGGATAGAATGGATTCTCTAAAAAAGGATTTTAGCTATGTGCTCGAACATGTGAAAATCGTTAAGAACAGTTTCAGAAAGGACTACCTAAAGCTGGAGCTTCCCATTCAAGCAATAGAAAAATATAAGAGAACCATAAAAAACCATTAG
- a CDS encoding carboxypeptidase-like regulatory domain-containing protein: MYLLKLFPALFVVSFILSSSNMCFSQTISVQGRIVDEQNNALPLVHLRFEGTRIGTVSNNKGEFKLVCASETIRKRLIVSSMGYVTKKMIASEGFNKIILTEDITQLQAVTLFSRDYGRELVESAIRAIPNNYSRDKERHRGFLREITSWDQDPEKPIYIAEAVLESIKRPYDKKQRSGDVKLIELRKYEGSLLDSLHTRIVGGTHHVHRFDVVQRREGVLGNPVGYTYKIKDTLRQHDKEVYQVYFKKKGRLSGNLFIMDSTFAIVKAEYNYHSFFEITGHNRQFLDFTTTYELGDDQLWRFKSSHYETAFKRKGKQLNLTSTYITTSIETDSTDIPYMERIQFNDIFLHEQKEYHPDFWDNYTIIQPNKNYEKLFKSADNSKGKETQKSRFNKLFNILQRLSLEVDFTYLPIESAPYNIAFPNQALTVQHSSPTNSVRNTLGVTSTFLYELSDNFHIGYAGESKIFRTGITAHDVSLSKTFNLNPNGRPITIAPRIKLGYQQFDWFIDTFNASSDFSLNGKSFDSDRNAVFLSQRGFRVQPSLKLSIEKSHKLHYFIAAGYNVQFNTKTGLLIKERDGFFLFRKKAFIERGDENLSIEPVDNLLMNTIGISAGIAFHF; this comes from the coding sequence GTGTATTTATTAAAACTATTTCCGGCATTGTTTGTGGTAAGTTTCATCTTATCGTCTTCCAACATGTGTTTTTCCCAAACTATAAGCGTCCAAGGCAGGATAGTTGATGAGCAGAACAATGCATTGCCTTTGGTCCATTTACGTTTTGAAGGCACCCGTATTGGAACCGTATCCAACAACAAAGGGGAATTTAAATTAGTATGTGCTTCAGAGACTATCAGAAAGCGGCTTATAGTTTCTTCAATGGGCTATGTGACAAAAAAAATGATTGCGTCCGAAGGATTTAACAAGATTATATTAACAGAGGATATAACACAATTACAGGCGGTAACACTTTTTTCACGTGATTATGGACGTGAGCTTGTTGAAAGTGCCATTCGTGCCATTCCCAATAATTACTCAAGAGACAAAGAACGGCATCGGGGGTTTCTTAGGGAAATTACAAGTTGGGACCAAGATCCAGAGAAACCCATCTATATTGCAGAAGCCGTACTTGAATCCATTAAAAGACCCTATGATAAAAAGCAACGCTCTGGGGATGTAAAACTTATCGAGTTGCGTAAATACGAAGGTAGTCTATTAGATTCTCTGCATACAAGAATTGTCGGAGGTACTCATCATGTACACAGATTCGATGTGGTTCAGCGTAGGGAAGGTGTTTTAGGTAATCCTGTGGGTTATACGTACAAGATCAAAGATACTTTACGACAACACGACAAGGAGGTTTATCAAGTATATTTTAAGAAAAAGGGAAGATTATCCGGTAACCTCTTTATCATGGATTCCACATTTGCCATTGTAAAGGCAGAATACAACTACCATTCATTTTTTGAGATAACAGGTCACAATCGTCAATTCCTCGACTTTACCACAACCTATGAACTTGGTGATGACCAGTTGTGGCGATTTAAAAGTTCCCATTATGAAACAGCTTTTAAGAGAAAAGGCAAACAACTTAATTTAACGAGTACGTACATTACTACTTCTATAGAGACCGATAGTACCGATATACCTTATATGGAAAGGATACAGTTTAATGACATTTTTTTGCATGAACAAAAGGAATATCACCCCGACTTTTGGGACAATTATACTATTATCCAGCCGAATAAAAACTATGAGAAACTTTTTAAATCTGCGGATAATTCAAAAGGAAAAGAAACACAAAAAAGTCGTTTTAATAAACTTTTTAATATTCTTCAACGTTTGTCATTGGAAGTTGATTTTACCTATTTGCCCATAGAAAGTGCGCCATACAATATAGCCTTTCCGAACCAAGCTTTGACCGTCCAGCACTCATCACCGACCAACTCGGTAAGAAATACTTTGGGTGTAACTTCCACATTTCTATATGAATTGAGCGATAATTTTCATATTGGATATGCCGGTGAGAGCAAAATATTTCGAACAGGTATCACCGCTCATGATGTATCGCTTTCAAAGACTTTTAATCTAAATCCAAATGGCAGACCCATAACAATTGCTCCCAGAATAAAACTGGGGTATCAACAATTTGATTGGTTTATAGATACATTTAACGCATCGTCTGATTTTAGTCTCAATGGAAAATCTTTTGACAGTGATAGAAATGCTGTTTTTCTTTCTCAAAGAGGGTTTAGGGTGCAACCAAGTCTAAAGTTGAGTATTGAAAAGAGCCATAAGCTACATTATTTTATAGCTGCTGGCTATAATGTTCAGTTCAACACAAAAACTGGGCTTTTGATTAAGGAAAGAGACGGCTTTTTTCTTTTTAGGAAAAAGGCATTTATTGAACGTGGCGATGAAAACCTTTCCATAGAACCAGTGGATAATTTGCTAATGAACACTATTGGCATAAGTGCAGGAATTGCTTTTCATTTTTAA
- a CDS encoding ATP-binding cassette domain-containing protein produces the protein MDFLEVKELRKSYGNQHVLKGVNTFFEPHEIHGIIGRNGAGKSTFFECICGLKKYEGEILSSFDPIKNHIAYLPTVPFFFPKITGREYLNFLLRTSDNKNSDMHELIDVFDLPLTKYVEHYSTGMKKKISFLGLLLLERPIYILDEPFNGIDMEGVELFKSIIEKKKEQGCTILISSHIIESLTNICSDIYYLKDGVLAKKYGRQNFANIKKETSTFLSDKISSVFKTER, from the coding sequence ATGGATTTTTTAGAGGTAAAAGAATTAAGGAAAAGTTACGGAAACCAACATGTATTAAAAGGAGTAAATACATTTTTCGAGCCGCATGAAATTCATGGGATTATAGGAAGAAATGGTGCTGGAAAATCTACCTTTTTTGAATGTATCTGTGGCTTAAAAAAGTACGAAGGAGAAATCCTCAGTAGTTTTGATCCTATAAAAAATCACATAGCTTACCTTCCAACAGTTCCTTTTTTCTTCCCGAAAATCACAGGAAGAGAATATTTAAATTTTCTCTTAAGAACATCTGATAATAAAAATTCTGATATGCACGAATTGATAGATGTTTTTGATTTGCCTTTAACTAAGTACGTGGAGCATTATTCCACTGGAATGAAAAAGAAAATATCCTTTTTGGGACTCTTGTTATTAGAAAGACCAATTTATATATTGGACGAACCCTTTAATGGTATTGATATGGAAGGCGTTGAGCTTTTTAAAAGTATTATTGAAAAAAAGAAAGAACAGGGTTGTACCATCCTAATTTCCAGCCATATCATTGAATCACTTACAAATATATGTTCTGATATTTATTACTTAAAGGATGGCGTTCTAGCTAAAAAGTATGGAAGACAAAATTTTGCCAACATAAAAAAAGAAACCTCTACCTTTCTAAGTGATAAAATATCCTCAGTTTTTAAAACTGAACGATAG
- a CDS encoding peptidase domain-containing ABC transporter produces MPKTTIKQHDITDCGAACLASIAAHYKFETPISRIRQYAGTDKKGTNVYGLIKAAGKLGFEAKGVRGDFESLSKIPKPAIAHIVVKEQLHHYVVIYAVDKTHIKIMDPGTGKMEKRLHEEFTNEWTGVLLLMLPSEKFKEANEKVSVFKRFWFLLRPHKSVLIQAFIGALVYTLLGFSTSIYIQKITDYVLVDDNIELLNLLGVIMIILLVVQLFIGAFKDIFLIKTGQQIDARLILGYYKHLLKLPQQFFDTMRVGEIISRINDAVKIRHFINGVSLNLTVNVLIVIFSFGIMFTYYWKLALIMFIIIPVYILIYVIVNKLNKRVERKVMEKTADLESQLVESLNSVGTIKSFGLEDFANIKTETRFIKLLESGYKSALNFVFSGTSSNTIAQLFTIILLWSGAGFVIDREITPGELLSFYAIIGYFTGPLADLIGANKEIQNALIAADRLFEIMDLEREETDKTIALTKEKIGHIIFKDVSFSYGTRVDVFNELNLTLEKGAVTALVGESGSGKSTLISLLQNIYLIKSGRIMIGDIDLKYIENESLRNLVSVVPQKIDLFAGNVVQNIAVGVYAPDMDRILKICTDIGILDFIENLPNGFGTYLGENGATLSGGQRQRIAIARALYKQPEVLVLDEATASLDSSSESFVKKTIERMRNQNKTIVLISHRLSTVVNANKIVVLEQGRILEEGSHKELYEQKGAYYKLWQQQIPQSV; encoded by the coding sequence ATGCCAAAAACAACAATTAAACAGCATGATATAACTGACTGCGGAGCAGCATGTTTAGCGTCAATTGCCGCACATTACAAGTTTGAAACACCTATTTCCAGAATACGACAATATGCAGGAACGGACAAAAAGGGCACTAATGTATATGGGCTGATTAAAGCAGCCGGTAAACTGGGTTTTGAAGCAAAAGGGGTGAGAGGTGATTTTGAGAGCCTCTCTAAGATTCCAAAACCCGCTATTGCCCATATAGTTGTCAAAGAGCAATTACACCATTATGTGGTCATCTATGCTGTAGATAAAACCCATATTAAAATAATGGATCCTGGTACAGGCAAAATGGAAAAGCGCCTTCATGAAGAATTCACAAATGAATGGACCGGAGTTTTATTACTAATGTTGCCGAGTGAAAAGTTTAAAGAAGCAAATGAAAAAGTCTCTGTCTTTAAACGCTTTTGGTTTTTGCTCAGGCCTCATAAATCTGTTTTGATCCAAGCGTTTATTGGGGCTTTGGTGTATACTTTATTAGGTTTTTCAACATCGATATATATTCAAAAGATCACGGATTATGTATTGGTGGACGATAATATAGAACTACTGAACCTATTGGGTGTCATAATGATTATCCTCCTAGTGGTTCAGTTGTTCATTGGAGCTTTCAAAGATATTTTTCTCATTAAAACAGGTCAGCAGATCGATGCACGGTTGATATTGGGTTATTATAAACATCTATTGAAATTGCCCCAACAATTTTTTGATACAATGCGTGTAGGCGAAATTATATCAAGAATTAATGATGCGGTTAAAATAAGGCATTTCATAAACGGTGTATCGCTCAATTTAACGGTAAACGTTTTAATAGTCATATTCTCCTTTGGGATTATGTTTACCTATTACTGGAAGCTTGCTTTGATCATGTTCATTATCATTCCAGTATACATTCTCATTTATGTTATTGTCAATAAGCTCAACAAAAGAGTTGAACGCAAAGTAATGGAAAAGACCGCTGACCTGGAAAGTCAGTTAGTGGAATCACTAAATTCAGTAGGAACCATTAAAAGTTTTGGTTTGGAAGATTTTGCGAATATAAAGACTGAAACACGTTTTATAAAGCTATTGGAGAGCGGATATAAATCTGCATTAAACTTTGTTTTTTCCGGCACTAGTTCCAATACCATAGCCCAGCTTTTTACCATAATACTGCTTTGGTCGGGAGCGGGCTTTGTTATCGATCGCGAAATAACACCAGGTGAACTGCTATCGTTCTATGCCATTATAGGGTACTTCACTGGACCCTTGGCCGACCTAATAGGAGCAAATAAAGAAATCCAGAATGCCCTTATAGCAGCAGACCGCTTGTTTGAGATCATGGATCTGGAACGGGAAGAGACAGATAAAACAATTGCACTCACCAAAGAGAAAATTGGGCATATCATCTTCAAGGACGTAAGCTTCAGCTATGGTACAAGAGTGGATGTTTTCAATGAATTGAATTTAACATTGGAAAAAGGAGCAGTAACCGCTTTGGTAGGTGAAAGCGGGTCAGGCAAATCAACCTTGATATCATTGTTACAAAATATTTATCTAATAAAAAGCGGTCGTATTATGATTGGTGATATTGACTTAAAATATATTGAAAATGAAAGTCTCCGTAATTTGGTAAGCGTCGTTCCCCAAAAGATTGATCTTTTTGCCGGAAATGTGGTTCAGAACATTGCCGTGGGAGTATATGCACCAGATATGGATCGTATTCTTAAAATCTGCACGGATATTGGAATACTGGATTTCATAGAAAACTTACCCAATGGATTCGGCACGTACCTCGGAGAGAATGGAGCTACCCTATCGGGTGGTCAAAGACAACGTATTGCTATAGCCCGTGCCCTTTACAAACAACCTGAAGTTTTGGTATTGGACGAGGCAACGGCGTCTTTAGATAGCAGCTCGGAAAGTTTTGTGAAGAAAACAATTGAACGGATGCGCAATCAAAACAAGACCATTGTACTTATTTCCCATAGGTTGAGTACCGTGGTAAATGCGAATAAAATTGTTGTTCTTGAACAGGGCAGGATTTTAGAAGAAGGTTCACATAAAGAGCTTTATGAACAAAAGGGGGCTTACTATAAACTTTGGCAACAACAAATCCCACAATCGGTTTAA
- a CDS encoding HlyD family secretion protein, protein MQQIFPKEILNSTVEVHQFKHSSSSKIIYSVILSFILLSLGALPLIKVSVFNTSRGILKPNKERVSLTLISSGEILFSNLRNNQKVNKGDTLLVLNSSDLEEQVALLELQINETEAYTKDLEYLINGRTANLKGLTSNRYKKEYLVFIEKKDELRTIYQKEHRDHMRNSTLYKKGVISKVDHENAKFKNDVALNDIRAHKAQTISSWQLDLSSFKNDIKELSSNRKRLEQEKKNYVLTASIKGTILNAKGLNNGMFINQGMELGEISPDSNLIVECYIAPNDIGLLDKNKSVNFQIDTFNYNQWGLVKGEILEIGNDIEIVDNNPVFKVLCKINIKYLQLSNGFKGHLKKGMTLNARFELAERTLFSLLYDKVDDWMNPGTNN, encoded by the coding sequence ATGCAACAAATTTTTCCAAAGGAAATACTGAATTCAACCGTAGAAGTTCATCAATTTAAACATAGTAGCAGTAGTAAGATTATCTATTCCGTTATTTTATCGTTCATTTTATTATCTCTTGGGGCATTACCCCTGATTAAAGTTTCTGTTTTCAACACATCCAGAGGTATTTTAAAACCCAATAAGGAACGTGTATCCCTGACATTGATAAGTTCCGGGGAAATATTGTTTTCCAACCTCAGAAATAATCAAAAAGTAAACAAGGGTGATACTCTGCTGGTCCTGAACAGCTCGGATTTAGAGGAACAAGTAGCTCTTTTAGAACTTCAGATAAACGAAACCGAAGCCTATACTAAAGACTTGGAGTATCTCATTAATGGGAGAACAGCCAATCTAAAAGGCCTTACTTCCAACAGATATAAAAAGGAGTACCTAGTGTTCATTGAAAAAAAAGATGAGCTACGGACCATATACCAAAAAGAACATCGGGATCATATGAGAAATTCCACACTCTATAAAAAAGGCGTAATCTCCAAGGTCGATCATGAGAATGCAAAATTTAAAAATGACGTTGCCCTAAATGACATCAGAGCACATAAAGCACAAACCATTAGTTCCTGGCAACTGGATCTTTCAAGCTTTAAAAATGACATTAAAGAATTATCCAGTAATCGTAAACGACTGGAACAAGAGAAAAAAAATTATGTATTGACCGCTTCAATAAAGGGAACCATATTAAATGCAAAGGGATTGAACAATGGCATGTTTATAAACCAAGGTATGGAACTTGGAGAAATCTCACCCGACTCCAATTTAATTGTGGAGTGTTATATAGCTCCTAACGATATTGGACTTCTGGATAAAAACAAGTCGGTCAACTTTCAAATAGATACTTTCAATTATAACCAATGGGGGCTTGTCAAGGGAGAAATTCTAGAAATAGGCAATGATATAGAGATCGTCGACAACAACCCCGTCTTTAAAGTGTTGTGTAAAATCAATATCAAGTACTTACAATTAAGCAATGGTTTCAAGGGACACTTAAAAAAAGGAATGACATTGAATGCCCGATTTGAGTTGGCTGAACGAACCCTGTTCAGCTTATTATATGACAAGGTAGACGATTGGATGAATCCGGGAACGAATAATTAG
- a CDS encoding site-specific integrase, producing the protein MKSKSTFTIIFFTRKSRSNPKQLSIYVRITVEGKRAEISLKRNVHVIQWDSTKTKGKGNTEKIRILNAYLNQVYTKLLQCHKELLGEDKIISSDAIKTRYLGEDDNSKTLRELISYHNGNMVRVLKAGTMKNYYTTEKYLHRFLDKKRKVKDMYLKQVNYRFVTDFEHYLRDYKDSKKELSMGNNGVMKHLERFKKMINLAIKLEWMHKNPFDRFQLKYDKYDRAFLTERELELLENTDFKSERLQRIKDCFVFSCYTGLSYVDVKELTEDNIVKGIDNNNWIYTKREKTDELVKIPILPKAWRVLQKYRRAREMRFVANILPISSNQKTNSYLKEIAKSCGIHKKISFHVARHTFATTVMLSNGVPIETVSKLLGHNKLSTTQIYARVVESKISEDINNLLERFKEKRDRKTVSNC; encoded by the coding sequence ATGAAATCAAAAAGCACCTTCACTATTATTTTCTTCACCAGAAAATCAAGAAGCAATCCAAAACAACTTTCCATCTATGTGCGTATCACTGTGGAAGGCAAACGAGCGGAAATTAGTTTGAAAAGAAATGTCCATGTTATCCAATGGGACAGCACCAAAACCAAGGGAAAAGGCAATACAGAAAAAATAAGGATTCTGAACGCCTATCTAAACCAAGTATATACCAAACTGCTCCAATGTCACAAGGAGCTGCTAGGGGAAGATAAAATCATATCCTCGGATGCGATAAAAACCAGATATTTAGGAGAAGATGATAACAGTAAGACCTTACGGGAACTAATAAGTTACCATAATGGCAATATGGTGCGTGTTTTGAAAGCAGGTACCATGAAAAACTATTATACCACGGAAAAGTACCTGCACCGATTTTTGGACAAAAAAAGAAAAGTAAAGGACATGTACCTGAAACAGGTAAATTATAGGTTTGTCACAGATTTTGAACATTACCTACGTGATTACAAGGATTCCAAGAAAGAACTATCTATGGGAAACAATGGGGTAATGAAACATCTGGAACGTTTCAAGAAAATGATAAACCTAGCCATTAAACTGGAATGGATGCATAAAAACCCGTTTGACCGCTTCCAATTAAAATACGATAAATACGATAGGGCATTTTTAACGGAAAGGGAACTGGAATTATTGGAGAACACGGATTTTAAAAGCGAACGATTACAGCGGATAAAAGATTGCTTTGTTTTTTCTTGTTATACGGGACTATCGTATGTAGATGTAAAGGAGCTAACAGAAGATAATATTGTCAAGGGCATAGACAACAATAATTGGATATATACCAAACGAGAGAAAACAGATGAGCTCGTCAAAATACCGATTCTACCCAAAGCATGGAGAGTACTCCAAAAGTATCGTAGAGCTAGAGAAATGCGCTTTGTAGCAAATATATTACCCATCAGCTCCAACCAAAAGACCAATAGCTATTTAAAGGAAATTGCAAAATCCTGTGGTATCCACAAGAAGATTTCTTTTCATGTTGCCAGACATACCTTTGCCACTACGGTGATGCTGTCCAATGGTGTACCCATAGAAACGGTGTCCAAACTTCTGGGGCATAACAAGCTGTCCACTACACAGATATATGCCAGAGTGGTCGAGAGCAAGATAAGCGAGGATATAAACAACCTATTGGAACGTTTTAAAGAAAAGAGAGATAGGAAAACTGTAAGTAATTGTTGA
- a CDS encoding fibronectin type III domain-containing protein, translated as MKKLNYVLSFAIIFTLFNCKSEDDSETPNSAPNEFTITVTEIQSSKAKLNWTQAIDPDGNTVSYSIELNDNIVVQNLSDLSYDLENLTNETSYNVKIIARDTKGAETFSTESFSTSSLPVPQDFTISISEMDYTGATINWTESSTSENNAISYTILINNEVVQENITDLSYEISSLEHNTDYIGQVRAIADNGQILMKDFEFKTLQNIAPESFELVDFSSYGFAAAAFRFNEANDPEDDILEYRVILNNNDVTETLFDLSSAPTPTFNHSIYNLDGNTNYELKIKAVDPFGNESFSNSIDILTDTTPPDNFNIDVYYVQGQIRLVWDRLTETGYTVGTSNGQPSRSVYILNGVEYDLGSALTRNNTTESTAQFNTDLISPNEDHELQLVLDWGFNNKKSYSNIVSVNNKIYSATTVEVNTANIYNSTAQFSPLQFIITFKDTFISEFEDYEISEIKFHDKTFQNYVFFEQGAQNKGYLTGNITQEDFNYLSQFNDGYIETKDENGYHKIEFQYTINN; from the coding sequence ATGAAGAAATTAAATTATGTATTATCATTTGCAATAATTTTTACATTATTTAACTGTAAATCTGAAGATGATTCAGAGACACCTAATTCAGCACCTAACGAATTTACAATTACCGTAACTGAAATTCAGTCATCCAAGGCAAAACTTAATTGGACGCAAGCAATTGACCCAGATGGAAATACTGTGTCCTATTCTATAGAATTGAATGATAATATAGTGGTGCAGAATTTATCCGATCTTAGTTATGACCTAGAGAATTTAACAAATGAAACAAGTTACAATGTAAAAATTATTGCTAGGGATACCAAGGGAGCTGAAACTTTTTCTACAGAATCGTTTTCAACATCGAGTCTGCCAGTTCCCCAGGATTTCACTATTTCCATTAGTGAGATGGACTATACAGGCGCAACAATTAACTGGACTGAATCATCTACTTCTGAAAATAATGCTATTTCTTATACCATTTTAATAAATAATGAAGTTGTACAAGAAAACATAACTGATCTATCATATGAAATTAGTTCATTGGAACATAATACAGACTATATAGGACAAGTAAGGGCAATAGCTGATAATGGACAAATTCTCATGAAGGATTTTGAGTTTAAAACACTACAAAATATTGCCCCAGAATCATTTGAATTAGTCGATTTTAGTTCCTATGGGTTCGCTGCAGCTGCTTTTAGGTTTAATGAAGCAAATGATCCTGAAGATGATATATTGGAATATCGGGTTATATTAAACAATAATGACGTAACAGAAACGCTTTTTGATTTAAGTTCCGCACCAACCCCAACATTTAATCACAGCATTTATAATCTTGATGGCAATACGAATTATGAACTCAAAATTAAGGCAGTAGACCCTTTTGGGAATGAATCATTTAGTAATTCTATTGATATTTTAACGGATACTACTCCTCCGGATAATTTTAATATTGATGTCTACTATGTGCAAGGTCAGATTCGGCTAGTGTGGGATAGATTAACTGAAACTGGATATACCGTTGGGACGTCAAATGGACAACCTAGTAGGTCTGTATACATTTTAAATGGTGTTGAATATGATTTAGGTAGTGCGCTTACACGCAATAATACCACTGAATCTACCGCCCAGTTCAACACAGACCTTATTTCACCTAATGAAGACCATGAACTTCAACTCGTTTTAGATTGGGGGTTTAACAACAAAAAATCCTATAGTAACATTGTTTCTGTAAACAACAAAATTTATTCAGCTACAACCGTTGAGGTCAATACTGCTAATATTTATAATTCAACAGCTCAGTTTTCCCCATTACAATTTATAATTACATTTAAAGATACTTTCATATCTGAATTTGAGGATTATGAAATATCAGAAATAAAATTTCATGATAAAACATTCCAGAACTATGTTTTCTTTGAACAAGGAGCACAGAACAAAGGATATTTGACAGGTAATATTACTCAAGAAGATTTTAATTATCTAAGTCAATTTAATGACGGATATATTGAGACTAAAGACGAAAACGGATACCATAAAATAGAATTTCAATATACTATAAATAACTAA
- a CDS encoding BfmA/BtgA family mobilization protein, giving the protein MDDFKTVRIKKKTLIRFKSFSRKVSNSYSKTLNMVMDFFEWHGFLPDDRLGKSMVEEIIKNRKRTNAIVAIIKDIEKSQTLPTVAMLQSLFEQQEKDSDLEDGFDFIEKKFPNGKPEEEWIEETTVPKILYDRLEDKMDLLKKDFGYVLKHVKAVKNNFGKDYLKLELPMGAVEKYKRTIRNH; this is encoded by the coding sequence ATGGATGATTTTAAAACGGTACGGATAAAAAAGAAAACCCTGATTAGGTTCAAGAGCTTTTCAAGAAAGGTTTCAAATAGCTATTCCAAAACTTTAAATATGGTGATGGACTTTTTCGAGTGGCACGGTTTTTTGCCTGATGACCGTTTGGGAAAGAGTATGGTAGAGGAAATTATAAAGAATAGGAAACGTACCAATGCCATTGTAGCCATCATCAAGGATATTGAAAAGAGCCAGACCCTGCCAACAGTGGCTATGCTGCAATCGTTATTTGAACAGCAGGAAAAAGACAGTGATCTTGAGGATGGTTTTGATTTTATAGAAAAGAAGTTTCCCAATGGAAAACCAGAAGAAGAGTGGATTGAAGAGACCACCGTTCCCAAAATCCTATATGACCGATTAGAGGATAAAATGGATTTGCTGAAAAAGGATTTTGGCTATGTGCTCAAACATGTAAAAGCCGTCAAAAACAATTTCGGGAAGGACTATCTAAAACTGGAGCTTCCCATGGGAGCAGTGGAAAAATATAAGAGAACCATAAGAAATCATTAA